TGCCGGTGGCGGCGCTGCGCTCGGCCGGCGACGACCCGCCGCAGTTCGAGCAGACGCTGCTGCACCTGGCCGAGCAGCGCCTGCTGACGCTCAGCGGCGCGCAGGGCGGCGAGCGCAAGGCCGACATCGCGCACGAGACGCTGATCGGCAGCTGGCCGACCCTGCAAGATTGGCTGGCCGAGCGGCGCGAGGCCGAGCAGGATCGGCGGCGCCTCGAGGCCAAGGCGCTCGAGTGGGTTCGGCTAGGGCGCGGGCCGGGCGGCCTGCTCGACGAGCTGGCGCTGGCCGAGGCCGAGCAGTGGCTGGGGCGGCCCGATGCGGCCGAGCTGGGCTACGACGCGGCGCTGCCCGAGCTTGTGGCGGCCAGCCGGGCGGCGATCGAGGCCCGCGATCGGGCGGCGGCGGCCGCGCAGCAGCAGGCGCTGGCGCAGGCCCAGGCCATCGCTGCAAGCGAACGCGCGCGCGCCGCCGCGCAGGGCCGGGCGGTGCGCAACCAGCGCGCGCAGGTTGCGCTGCTGAGCCTGCTGGTGCTGGTGAGCGGGGCCGCGCTGGCCCGGCCGCTGTGGCTGCGCCAGCAGGCGATCTGGCTCGGCCCGACGGCCAGCATCGCCGTGCCTGGCGGCATGGCAACCATCGGCTCGAGCGCGCCGGGTGCGCCGAGCGCCAGCCGGCCGGCCCACCAGGTCGGCCTGGCCGCCTTCGCAATCGACCTGCACGAGGTGACCAACCAGCAGTACTGCCTGTGCCGCAGCGCCGGCGCCTGCGGCAACGACCCGGCCTACGAGCGCCAGAGCCTGTGCGACCCGGCCATCGCAGCCCTGCCGGTAACCAACCTGACGCTCCAGCAGGCCAATGAATACTGTAGCTGGATCGGCCGGCGCCTGCCCAGCGAGGCCGAGTGGGAGTGGGCCGCGCGCGGGCCGCAGCAGCGGCGCTACCCCACCGGCGACACGCTGCCCGTGCCGGGGCAGGTGAATGTGCGCGACCCGGCCGCAGCACGCCCGGCGGCGCCGCTCTGGCCGGCCGGCGCCGCCCCGGCCGACCGCACACCCGGCGATGGTGTACGCGACATGGCCGGCAATGTGCAAGAATGGACTATCTCGCTGTTCATCGCCTACGACGACCCGCGCGCCCAGGCGGCATTCTGGCCGGCCGGCCCGGCCGCAGCACCGGTGGTGGTGCGCGGCGGCAGCTGGTACACCGACGCCGAGGCGGCCGAGGCGGTGCGACGCTACCCGCTGCTGGCCAACCAGGCCTACAGCTACCTGGGGTTTCGTTGCGTGGCCGGGCCGCCGCTCGACGAGCTACGCTAACCCACCCGCAAAAAGCCGCGGGAGCCACGTTTAGTAGATCAATCACCCATGAACCAAGGAGAGTGGCATGAGCAACGAGTCATCGCGGCAGGCCCGCCCACACCCGGCCGACCAGCAGCCCAAAGGCACGCGGCTGAAGTACCAGGAGTACCTCAAGCACGACACGTATGTGACCGGAATCGCCTACTATGCTAACCCGCAGGGGCTCGGCAACTTCCGAATCTACGTCAGCGGGCCGCCCGATTCGGTCGATCGCTTCGCCGAGGAGGCCAGCATCATCGCGATGCAGATCGCGCCC
The sequence above is drawn from the Candidatus Kouleothrix ribensis genome and encodes:
- a CDS encoding SUMF1/EgtB/PvdO family nonheme iron enzyme yields the protein MDEVFSFGEWLRLRRKALDLSQEALAQQVAYSVATIRKIESDGQRPSRDLAKKLAEQLRLLPDEHDTFVEVARGMLRVGRLPPPNLDTPGLRRPTPAGAVRPPCPYPGMVPFGEYASDLFFGRDAEIHDMLARLHLHPFLALIGPSGSGKSSLVSAGLIPALRRSTLFGEGGWLVRALRPGAAPLGALEQALDGHPDDPAGAATALLQRTGQARLLLVVDQFEEIFTLGQATAAAFQGRLLELIAARACYVVLTVRADFYPDLMISPLWGSIQHHRCEVLPLDAGGLRQAIIQPAQAVGVAVEPALVERLVADAAGEPGILPIVQETLRLLWDRLDQRSLTLGAYAAIILPGGARAGGPGERVGLHVVMARRADSALAALSAGQQALARRIFVRLVQFGAGRADTRRQLPVAALRSAGDDPPQFEQTLLHLAEQRLLTLSGAQGGERKADIAHETLIGSWPTLQDWLAERREAEQDRRRLEAKALEWVRLGRGPGGLLDELALAEAEQWLGRPDAAELGYDAALPELVAASRAAIEARDRAAAAAQQQALAQAQAIAASERARAAAQGRAVRNQRAQVALLSLLVLVSGAALARPLWLRQQAIWLGPTASIAVPGGMATIGSSAPGAPSASRPAHQVGLAAFAIDLHEVTNQQYCLCRSAGACGNDPAYERQSLCDPAIAALPVTNLTLQQANEYCSWIGRRLPSEAEWEWAARGPQQRRYPTGDTLPVPGQVNVRDPAAARPAAPLWPAGAAPADRTPGDGVRDMAGNVQEWTISLFIAYDDPRAQAAFWPAGPAAAPVVVRGGSWYTDAEAAEAVRRYPLLANQAYSYLGFRCVAGPPLDELR